The Candidatus Methylacidiphilales bacterium genomic interval CACGTTGAGGGTCTTGGGCAGGCCGGCCACCAGGTCACGCCCCTTGACCTCGATGCTGGTTTCTTTTTCCAGGGGATAGGCGGAACCGATCTTGATTTTGATCTCCTCCGCGGTGCGCTCCCCGATGACCAGATTGTACGCCCGCTTCATGTAATTGATCACGGCTTCGTCCAACTCGTCGCCGGCCACCCGGATGCTGCGGCTGAAGACAATACCGGCCAGGGAGATGATGGCCACTTCGGTGGTCCCGCCGCCGATGTCGACGATCATATTGCCCGCGGCCTCCTGCACGGGCAGTCCGACACCGATGGCCGCCGCCATCGGCTCCTCGATCAGGGTAACAAGGCGAGCTCCGGCATGATAGGCCGATTCGCGCACCGCGCGTTTTTCGACCTCGGTGATGCCCGAGGGGACGGCAATGACCACCCGAGGGCGTGGTGTTAGGAAACTGCGCCCTTTGTGGACCTTCCTGATGAATTGCTTGAGCATCTCCTCGGTGACCTCGAAGTCGGAGATCACCCCGTCTTTGAGCGGGCGAACAGCGATGATGTTGCCGGGGGTGCGTCCAAGCATGCGCTTGGCCTCGTCCCCGACCGCCAGCACTTTCCGGGTATCCGTCTGCATGGCGACGACGGAAGGCTCGCGGAGAACGATTCCGCGGTCCTTGACATACACCAAGGTGTTGGCTGTCCCGAGGTCGATTCCGATGTCGTTGGAAAAAAGTCCTAAAAATCTATTAATCATGGTGTTATAGAATATTTGGTCTAGGCCGGGCCCACCGGTGCGTCAACCCAAAACCCCCCTTTTTCAGGACCAGTCTTTAAAAAGGGTCGATTGCATGTCTTCTGGAGCGCGATATGTTGGAGCATGGAATTGCCAGAAGAGGTGGGCATCATGGTATTGCCTGACCTGGTTTTTTTTCCGCACAACCTGGCCCCCCTGC includes:
- a CDS encoding rod shape-determining protein translates to MINRFLGLFSNDIGIDLGTANTLVYVKDRGIVLREPSVVAMQTDTRKVLAVGDEAKRMLGRTPGNIIAVRPLKDGVISDFEVTEEMLKQFIRKVHKGRSFLTPRPRVVIAVPSGITEVEKRAVRESAYHAGARLVTLIEEPMAAAIGVGLPVQEAAGNMIVDIGGGTTEVAIISLAGIVFSRSIRVAGDELDEAVINYMKRAYNLVIGERTAEEIKIKIGSAYPLEKETSIEVKGRDLVAGLPKTLNVTSQEVREALLDPVSTIVESIRITLERCPPELSADLVERGIVLAGGGALLRGLDRLVAEETGLPVYVAEDPLSAVAEGTGKVLQELEFLTKLTSSDLRS